A region of Clostridium acetobutylicum ATCC 824 DNA encodes the following proteins:
- a CDS encoding LytR/AlgR family response regulator transcription factor, giving the protein MLKIAVCDDNDIEREEIVHIINKHLKYNQKDFTILKFEQAEQVLKSIIKFDLYFLDIKMEKMNGIELAKNIRNISKDAVIIFVTSYRDYVFDAFDVRAFNYIIKPIDQERIKKILNEALAEFEKQDRFIITKTISKSTKVFLRDITYIEAEKRKIKIHTTYDVIEYYNKISQLEEELREYNFFRCHKSYIVNLGYVKSYDNTSITLENNDKIYISKYRLNDFLKTFMYYLKGEA; this is encoded by the coding sequence ATGCTTAAAATAGCTGTTTGTGATGATAACGATATTGAGAGGGAGGAAATAGTACATATAATTAATAAACATTTAAAATATAATCAAAAGGATTTTACAATATTGAAATTTGAGCAAGCTGAGCAAGTTCTAAAGTCTATAATAAAGTTTGATTTGTATTTTTTAGATATAAAAATGGAAAAAATGAACGGTATAGAATTAGCCAAAAATATAAGAAATATATCTAAGGATGCTGTTATAATATTTGTAACCTCGTACAGAGATTATGTTTTTGATGCCTTTGATGTAAGGGCCTTTAATTATATTATAAAGCCAATAGACCAAGAAAGAATAAAAAAAATATTGAATGAAGCATTAGCTGAATTTGAAAAGCAGGACAGGTTTATTATAACCAAAACCATAAGTAAGTCCACAAAGGTTTTTTTAAGAGATATAACCTATATAGAGGCAGAAAAGAGAAAAATAAAGATACATACTACATATGATGTAATTGAGTATTATAATAAGATATCTCAACTTGAAGAGGAGCTTAGGGAGTATAATTTCTTTAGATGTCACAAAAGTTACATAGTAAATTTGGGATATGTAAAAAGTTATGATAATACATCTATTACATTAGAAAATAACGATAAAATTTATATATCAAAGTATAGGTTGAATGATTTTTTAAAGACTTTTATGTACTATCTAAAAGGAGAAGCATAA
- a CDS encoding sensor histidine kinase, translating to MNEIQIYINSFITNALLIAIKYYFYREFLGFSKKRKIYLFFVLEIIVSIISNTVSDKLGFKSILIIILIEIIIIFLTCRGKSLVKIYSVMLIENILILISLTFLIVDFKIDHVMSRAFINKDYLKIFNLILINFRDILNEIFLFMLLKCICSILKIKNSELNIYKQLYLVMPCISIYGISFLFYNVQLVDTGKGEYYLPEIFSSIYCMLPFIGLFLILSIFIAAYTFQKMLDGEEEREKSILMQQQLNLQFEHNKNIQNLYKNTRGVMHDINKHINCLRNLAYSDNIDVLKNYLNNISETIKKLDFIIKTGNAVADAVINEKYTIAKNEGIELYCDFIMPEKAGIEPIDLSIILNNSLDNAIEACRKIKNLELHKRISIKSIVKNSFLIIEISNSCEEGIKYCNNNIISTKKSETNHGIGISNIKEAVKKYSGTFDIKEEKNMVILNIMVSI from the coding sequence ATGAATGAGATTCAAATATACATAAATTCTTTTATAACTAATGCACTTCTTATAGCGATTAAATATTACTTTTATAGAGAGTTTTTAGGGTTTTCTAAAAAAAGAAAAATATATTTATTTTTTGTATTAGAGATTATTGTTTCGATAATTTCTAATACAGTTAGTGATAAATTAGGTTTTAAATCTATACTTATAATTATTTTAATTGAAATTATAATTATTTTTTTAACATGCAGAGGCAAATCTTTGGTTAAAATTTATTCAGTTATGCTAATAGAAAATATACTGATTTTGATAAGTCTTACGTTTTTAATAGTAGATTTTAAAATAGATCATGTTATGAGTAGAGCTTTTATAAATAAAGATTATTTAAAAATTTTCAATCTAATACTAATAAATTTTAGGGACATTTTAAATGAAATATTTTTATTTATGTTGTTAAAATGTATATGCTCAATACTTAAGATAAAAAATAGCGAATTAAATATATACAAGCAATTGTATTTAGTAATGCCGTGTATTTCGATTTATGGAATAAGCTTCTTGTTTTACAATGTACAATTAGTAGATACGGGAAAAGGTGAATATTATTTACCAGAGATCTTCTCAAGCATTTATTGTATGCTTCCTTTTATTGGATTGTTTTTAATCCTTTCAATTTTTATTGCAGCGTATACCTTTCAAAAAATGTTAGATGGGGAAGAGGAGAGAGAAAAAAGTATTCTTATGCAGCAGCAGCTTAATTTACAATTTGAACACAATAAAAATATTCAAAATCTTTATAAAAATACAAGAGGGGTAATGCATGACATTAATAAACACATAAACTGCTTAAGAAATCTAGCTTATTCTGATAATATTGATGTGTTAAAAAATTATCTAAATAATATCTCTGAAACAATAAAAAAACTAGACTTCATTATAAAAACTGGTAATGCAGTTGCAGATGCGGTTATAAATGAAAAATATACTATTGCTAAAAATGAAGGGATAGAGTTATATTGTGATTTTATAATGCCAGAAAAGGCAGGTATAGAACCTATCGATTTGAGTATTATTTTAAATAATTCACTTGATAATGCTATTGAGGCTTGCAGAAAAATAAAAAATTTAGAATTACATAAAAGAATATCTATTAAATCTATTGTTAAGAATTCTTTTTTAATAATAGAAATATCAAACAGTTGTGAAGAGGGAATTAAATACTGCAATAATAATATTATAAGTACTAAAAAAAGTGAGACCAATCACGGCATTGGTATTTCTAATATTAAGGAAGCTGTAAAAAAGTATAGTGGAACTTTTGATATAAAGGAAGAAAAAAACATGGTTATACTTAACATAATGGTTAGTATATAA
- a CDS encoding AAA family ATPase, with amino-acid sequence MKKYLILVGSPPACGKTYVSGELAKRLNNPVYLDKDTVIPLSKMVFKAANQPYNRDSDFFKEYVRDAEYIVTFDLAFESLNYNNCVIVNAPFSKEFRDKGYMNNLKNKLKKYNAELIPVWVSCDIDVCHKRMIKRNSDRDTWKLNNWDEYVKGQNYTTPDLEGLFVVDNSSNEDFEAGLKKLLEKVL; translated from the coding sequence ATGAAAAAATATTTAATATTAGTAGGTTCTCCACCAGCTTGTGGTAAAACTTATGTTTCTGGAGAATTAGCAAAGAGACTTAATAATCCAGTATATCTTGATAAAGATACTGTAATTCCTCTATCAAAAATGGTTTTTAAGGCTGCAAATCAGCCATATAATAGAGATTCTGATTTCTTCAAGGAATACGTTAGAGATGCTGAATACATAGTTACATTTGACTTAGCTTTTGAAAGTCTTAATTACAACAATTGTGTAATTGTTAATGCACCTTTTTCTAAAGAGTTTAGAGACAAGGGCTACATGAATAATCTAAAAAACAAATTAAAAAAATACAATGCTGAATTAATTCCTGTTTGGGTAAGCTGTGATATAGATGTGTGTCATAAAAGGATGATAAAAAGAAACTCCGATAGAGACACATGGAAATTAAATAACTGGGATGAGTACGTAAAAGGACAAAACTATACTACTCCTGATTTAGAAGGACTTTTTGTTGTAGATAACTCATCTAATGAAGACTTTGAAGCTGGTCTTAAGAAATTATTAGAAAAGGTTTTATAG
- a CDS encoding ribonuclease Z, whose translation MLDICLLGCGGSLPTSDRNLTSLLISYNGRKILIDCGEGTQVSMKEIAWGFKDIDVICFTHYHADHVMGLTGLLLTIANSGRIDPLTIIGPEGLREVVKGLTVVAPFFPYEIELIELDSKCSDNFLDKVFKIEDVEIFALPVDHSIECLSYSVRVNRKRKFDVNKAKANEVPLKIWNELQRGKEITYENKLYVPDMVLGESRKGIKITYCTDTRPVDSLHKFAYKSDLFVCEGMYGEEEKKEKAVDKKHMIFSEAAGIAKAAEVKELWLTHFSPALSEPEKYLENAKEIFENTHIGSDRKIKIINFENN comes from the coding sequence ATGTTAGATATTTGTCTTTTAGGGTGTGGAGGAAGTCTTCCCACTTCAGATAGAAATTTAACGTCTCTTTTAATATCGTACAATGGAAGAAAAATATTAATAGATTGTGGAGAGGGAACTCAGGTGTCCATGAAAGAAATTGCATGGGGTTTTAAAGATATAGATGTAATATGTTTTACTCATTATCATGCAGATCATGTTATGGGACTCACAGGACTTCTACTTACTATAGCAAACTCAGGAAGAATAGATCCTCTTACAATAATAGGACCTGAGGGTTTAAGGGAGGTTGTAAAAGGACTTACAGTGGTTGCTCCATTTTTTCCTTATGAAATAGAGTTAATAGAATTAGATTCTAAATGCAGTGACAACTTTTTAGATAAGGTTTTTAAAATTGAAGACGTGGAGATTTTTGCTCTTCCGGTGGATCACAGTATAGAGTGTCTTTCTTATTCTGTAAGGGTAAATAGAAAAAGAAAATTCGATGTAAATAAGGCAAAGGCAAATGAAGTTCCGTTAAAAATATGGAATGAGCTTCAGAGGGGAAAAGAAATTACATATGAAAATAAATTATATGTTCCTGATATGGTTCTTGGAGAAAGTAGGAAAGGTATAAAAATAACCTATTGTACAGACACAAGACCGGTTGATAGTTTACATAAGTTTGCATATAAATCTGATTTGTTTGTATGTGAAGGCATGTATGGAGAAGAGGAGAAAAAGGAGAAGGCAGTAGATAAAAAACATATGATATTTTCAGAGGCAGCAGGAATTGCTAAAGCGGCAGAAGTTAAAGAATTGTGGCTCACTCATTTTAGTCCTGCATTAAGTGAGCCTGAAAAGTATTTGGAAAATGCTAAAGAGATTTTTGAAAATACACATATAGGTTCGGATAGAAAAATTAAGATAATTAACTTTGAAAATAATTAG
- a CDS encoding MFS transporter, translating to MRNLSKGEKSWIMYDWANSAYSTAITATILPLYFKSIALKSGVSAASSTAYWGYSNSIATLLIAILSPILGTMADYKGYKMKLFNVFFILGTSFTLLLSVVPTNYWLLIILFYILTSIGFSGSCIFYDAFLVDVSDNDNMDRVSSLGFGMGYIGSNIPFILCILIIALAQLKIIPISFFTACKISFAITALWWAIFTIPMIKNVKQTYSINIEKNPARKSFLRLKSTLKDIKKHKQLFIFLLSYFFYIDGVNTIITMATSYGSDLGINSTTMLVILLVMQFIAFPFSIIFGMLAKKFQGKTMLYVGIVIYSIICVYSYFLRSTLDFWILAILVGTSQGGIQALSRSYLGKLVPKNKANEFFGFYNIFGKFSAILGPFMVGIVSQVTGNSNKGVLSILVLFLIGGIILKKVPSYEKSEKESNVYST from the coding sequence ATGAGAAATTTAAGTAAAGGTGAAAAAAGCTGGATTATGTACGACTGGGCAAATTCTGCTTATAGTACAGCTATAACAGCTACTATTCTTCCTTTATATTTTAAATCAATAGCTTTAAAAAGTGGTGTAAGTGCGGCTTCTTCTACAGCGTACTGGGGATATTCCAATTCAATAGCAACTCTTTTAATAGCTATTTTATCTCCAATATTAGGGACTATGGCAGATTATAAAGGCTATAAAATGAAGCTTTTCAATGTTTTCTTTATTTTAGGAACAAGCTTTACCCTTCTTCTCTCTGTAGTTCCAACTAATTATTGGCTTTTAATAATTTTATTTTATATTCTGACTTCCATAGGTTTCTCTGGAAGCTGCATTTTTTATGATGCCTTTTTAGTAGATGTCAGTGACAATGACAATATGGATAGAGTGTCTTCTTTAGGCTTTGGAATGGGTTACATAGGTAGCAACATACCTTTTATATTGTGTATATTAATAATAGCCTTAGCTCAACTTAAGATAATTCCAATATCCTTTTTTACTGCTTGTAAAATATCCTTTGCAATAACAGCTTTATGGTGGGCAATATTCACAATACCTATGATAAAAAACGTAAAACAGACATATTCAATCAATATAGAAAAAAATCCTGCAAGAAAAAGTTTCTTAAGGTTAAAATCAACTTTAAAAGATATAAAAAAGCATAAACAATTATTCATATTTTTATTATCCTACTTTTTTTATATTGATGGTGTAAATACAATAATTACTATGGCTACTTCGTACGGCTCAGATCTTGGAATTAATTCTACTACAATGTTAGTAATTCTTTTAGTAATGCAATTTATAGCTTTTCCATTTTCCATTATTTTTGGAATGCTGGCAAAAAAGTTTCAAGGCAAAACAATGCTTTATGTAGGGATAGTAATATATTCAATAATTTGTGTATACTCTTACTTTTTAAGAAGCACCTTAGACTTCTGGATATTAGCAATACTTGTAGGAACTTCCCAAGGCGGAATACAAGCATTAAGCAGATCCTACTTGGGAAAGCTGGTACCTAAAAATAAAGCAAATGAGTTTTTTGGCTTCTATAACATATTCGGTAAGTTTTCAGCAATTCTAGGACCTTTTATGGTTGGGATAGTATCTCAAGTTACTGGAAACTCCAACAAAGGCGTGCTTAGCATACTTGTTCTATTTTTAATTGGAGGCATCATCCTAAAAAAAGTACCATCTTATGAAAAAAGTGAAAAAGAATCTAATGTCTACTCTACGTAG
- the crcB gene encoding fluoride efflux transporter CrcB, giving the protein MKKYILIGLGGAIGAILRCFIRNTKIPVYKGEFPISTLMINLSGAFILAVILITANEIWSFNEEIRLGIATGFVGAYTTFSTMCKETIILMNKNLYFLAFCYVTVSVVFGLLFAYFGALSARKILSRLLKVRKEDEKAS; this is encoded by the coding sequence ATGAAAAAATATATTCTCATTGGATTAGGTGGAGCAATTGGAGCTATTTTAAGGTGTTTTATAAGGAACACAAAAATTCCTGTATATAAAGGTGAATTTCCAATTAGTACACTTATGATAAATTTAAGTGGAGCATTTATTTTAGCAGTAATTTTGATAACAGCAAATGAAATATGGAGCTTTAATGAAGAAATAAGACTAGGTATTGCAACTGGTTTTGTAGGAGCATATACTACTTTTTCGACTATGTGCAAAGAAACAATTATTCTTATGAATAAAAATTTGTATTTTTTAGCTTTTTGTTATGTTACAGTATCGGTAGTGTTTGGACTACTTTTTGCATACTTTGGTGCATTGTCAGCAAGGAAAATTTTATCTAGGTTACTTAAGGTTAGAAAAGAAGACGAAAAGGCATCTTAG
- the crcB gene encoding fluoride efflux transporter CrcB: MDYFLIGIGGACGSIVRYKIGDIISKRTKSKFPWGTFIINITGAFLLGIITKSGAGKNLSMILADGFLGAYTTFSTFMYEGFNLFENKKKLNALIYILSSIIIGILGFYMGEFISQL; the protein is encoded by the coding sequence ATGGATTATTTTTTAATAGGTATTGGTGGAGCTTGTGGGAGTATTGTAAGATATAAAATTGGAGATATAATTTCAAAAAGAACTAAATCAAAATTCCCATGGGGTACATTCATAATAAATATAACAGGAGCTTTTTTACTCGGAATTATAACTAAGTCAGGTGCAGGTAAAAATCTTTCAATGATTTTAGCTGACGGCTTTTTAGGAGCATATACTACTTTCTCTACATTTATGTATGAAGGATTTAATTTGTTTGAAAATAAGAAGAAATTAAATGCCTTAATATATATTTTATCATCCATAATAATTGGAATCTTAGGTTTTTACATGGGTGAATTTATAAGTCAATTATAG
- a CDS encoding LysR substrate-binding domain-containing protein, protein MNLRDLEYFNCLCQYKSFTETAKLLYVSQPSITMSLHRLEKELDTELIIRDHNKNKFSLTESGKILEKHSSNILNEIETVKFEISKLTRNKIKLGVPPIIGAYFFPPFMKSLIKNNLAEEIQLVETGSAAMKNLIISGKVDMALLGSLSPIENSAVNSIILKKDAFMLCVSKDHPLSSASNLNIKSLSKEKFIVLGDSYLHNKVFNDICSKNNISPDSVYYTNEIQTAKSLIASGLGIGIMINMAVKNMDTIKAIPLLEPIIFYISIVIKKDHYMTLHEKKIKSILTEKINNL, encoded by the coding sequence ATGAACTTAAGAGATTTAGAATACTTTAACTGCCTTTGTCAGTATAAAAGCTTTACCGAAACCGCAAAACTTCTTTATGTTTCTCAACCTTCTATAACCATGTCGCTGCACAGATTAGAAAAGGAATTGGATACGGAACTAATTATACGTGATCATAATAAAAATAAATTTTCACTAACCGAATCTGGAAAAATTCTTGAGAAACATTCTTCAAATATCCTTAATGAAATAGAGACAGTAAAATTTGAAATTTCAAAATTAACTAGAAACAAGATTAAGCTTGGCGTTCCCCCAATAATCGGAGCCTACTTTTTTCCACCTTTTATGAAAAGTCTTATAAAAAATAATTTAGCTGAGGAAATACAGCTTGTAGAAACAGGTTCAGCTGCAATGAAAAACTTAATAATATCAGGAAAAGTTGATATGGCCCTTCTAGGTTCTCTTAGTCCTATAGAAAATTCAGCTGTAAACTCAATAATATTGAAAAAAGATGCCTTTATGTTATGCGTAAGTAAAGATCATCCCCTATCTTCTGCAAGTAACCTAAATATCAAAAGCCTATCTAAAGAAAAATTTATAGTACTTGGCGATTCCTATCTTCACAATAAAGTATTCAATGACATTTGTTCAAAAAATAATATTTCACCAGATAGTGTATACTATACTAATGAAATACAAACTGCAAAGTCATTAATAGCTTCTGGACTTGGTATAGGAATAATGATAAATATGGCTGTAAAAAACATGGATACAATAAAAGCAATACCACTTTTAGAGCCCATTATTTTTTATATTTCTATTGTTATAAAAAAGGATCATTATATGACTTTGCACGAAAAAAAAATTAAATCTATATTAACTGAAAAAATAAACAACCTATAA
- a CDS encoding NAD-dependent malic enzyme, giving the protein MNNLKGLELLRNPFLNKGTAFTLEERKKYDLTGLLPCAVMTLEEQEKVVYEKLKSIDDALDKHFYLMNIYDTNRILFYYVVKKHIVELLPIVYTPTIGDAVINYSKNYDTPKDAVFLSINHPENIKKSIEAVSNDLDDIKLIVVTDGEGVLGIGDWGVQGVDISIGKLAVYTVAAGLNPRNVLPIVIDAGTNNEALLNDPFYVGNKHKRVTGEKYYSFIDEFVKTCTSLFPDVLLHWEDFGRGNASTILEKYRNNICTFNDDIQGTGVMMVAALNSVAKVTNTPIKNHKILVFGGGTAGIGVSDQILLEKIRSGLTLDEALKDFYIVDRQGLITEDMQDLTEGQKKYSRKKGEFKKPLKDLAEIVAEVKPTVLIGTSGVHGAFTEAVVKNMAKSTERPAIMPISNPTKLAEAKAEDIIKWSDGNALVVTGSPSSPVEYKGVTYTIGQANNALLYPGLGLGIVVSKSKTVSDGMLAAAAHGVSSLIDLSVKGAPMLPVISKLREASKLVATAVVKEAVKENLNRAPIVDAENAVENEIWEPYYR; this is encoded by the coding sequence ATGAATAATTTAAAAGGTTTAGAATTACTAAGAAATCCCTTCCTCAATAAAGGTACTGCTTTTACTCTTGAAGAAAGGAAAAAATACGATTTAACCGGTCTTCTTCCTTGTGCTGTAATGACTCTTGAAGAGCAAGAAAAGGTGGTTTATGAAAAGCTTAAATCAATTGATGATGCTTTAGATAAGCATTTTTATTTAATGAACATATACGATACAAATAGAATTCTTTTCTATTATGTGGTAAAAAAACATATCGTTGAACTTCTTCCTATAGTTTATACCCCTACTATTGGAGATGCCGTAATTAATTACTCTAAGAATTACGATACTCCTAAGGATGCTGTCTTCTTATCTATAAACCATCCCGAAAATATAAAAAAATCTATAGAAGCTGTTTCCAATGATTTAGACGATATTAAGCTTATTGTTGTTACTGATGGTGAAGGTGTTCTTGGCATAGGTGATTGGGGTGTTCAAGGTGTGGATATTTCCATTGGTAAACTTGCTGTATACACTGTGGCTGCCGGTCTTAACCCTAGAAATGTCCTTCCTATTGTTATTGATGCAGGTACTAATAATGAAGCTCTTCTCAATGATCCTTTTTATGTTGGCAATAAACACAAAAGAGTTACTGGTGAAAAGTACTACTCCTTCATTGATGAATTCGTAAAAACCTGCACCTCACTTTTCCCTGATGTTCTTCTTCACTGGGAAGACTTTGGACGCGGCAATGCAAGCACTATACTTGAAAAATACAGAAATAACATATGCACCTTTAATGATGATATTCAGGGTACAGGCGTTATGATGGTAGCTGCTCTAAACTCTGTAGCAAAAGTAACTAATACTCCTATTAAAAATCACAAAATACTTGTATTTGGCGGTGGTACTGCTGGTATTGGTGTATCTGATCAAATACTTTTAGAAAAAATTAGAAGCGGTCTTACTCTTGATGAGGCTTTAAAAGATTTTTATATTGTAGATCGTCAGGGCCTTATCACTGAGGATATGCAGGATTTAACTGAAGGACAGAAAAAATATTCTAGAAAAAAAGGTGAATTTAAAAAACCTCTAAAAGACCTTGCAGAGATAGTTGCTGAAGTTAAACCTACTGTACTAATTGGAACCTCCGGAGTTCACGGTGCCTTTACTGAAGCTGTTGTTAAAAACATGGCAAAATCCACTGAAAGACCAGCTATAATGCCAATTTCTAATCCAACAAAGCTTGCTGAAGCAAAAGCTGAGGATATAATAAAATGGTCCGATGGAAATGCTCTTGTGGTTACTGGAAGTCCTTCTTCTCCTGTAGAATACAAGGGTGTAACCTATACAATAGGTCAGGCTAACAATGCCCTTCTTTATCCTGGTTTAGGTCTTGGAATAGTTGTTTCTAAGTCTAAGACTGTTTCTGATGGAATGCTTGCTGCTGCTGCTCACGGTGTTTCTTCTTTAATAGACCTTTCCGTAAAAGGTGCACCTATGCTTCCTGTAATATCAAAGCTTAGAGAAGCCTCAAAGCTTGTAGCTACTGCTGTGGTTAAAGAAGCCGTTAAAGAAAATTTAAATCGTGCACCTATAGTTGATGCTGAAAATGCTGTTGAAAATGAAATTTGGGAACCATACTATAGATAA
- a CDS encoding anion permease, with product MNTSEIRKSHYNIYLKLLICILFGVFIWFIPHSKSIQPLAWHMLAIFIATILACILKPLPIGAVSIIGLTLAIITNTINVNTGLLGFSEGSIWLIVIAFFISRGFIKTGLGSRIAYHFIKLFGKKTLGLCYSIIFCDLVIAPATPSNTARAGGIIYPIIKSLSEAFGSKPEDNTERKIGSFLIFSEFHGDIITAAMFLTSMAANPLAKTLAKTLNVNITWFGWFLAALVPGIISLVLIPLIIYKIYPPEIKNTPNAPELAKKELEKMGPMKKDEKLMSIVFVIILFLWITGSLTKIDATLTAFIGLSLLLIFKVITWDDVKGEKGAWDTLIWFSVLVMMANQLNKLGLIKWFSTLVKNSVHGFSWPIILLILLVCYFYIHYIFASATAHVSSMYSAFLAIAIAGGVPPLLAALSLGFFGNLLASTTHYSSGPAPILFGSGYVNQNKWWSLNFILGIVYFIIWLGIGSIWWKVIGIY from the coding sequence ATGAATACCAGTGAAATAAGAAAATCTCATTATAACATTTATCTTAAACTTCTAATATGTATCTTATTTGGAGTTTTTATATGGTTTATACCACACTCAAAGAGTATACAGCCTTTAGCTTGGCATATGCTAGCAATTTTTATAGCTACAATATTGGCCTGTATACTAAAACCACTTCCTATAGGAGCTGTTTCCATAATAGGTTTAACCCTTGCAATAATTACTAACACTATTAATGTAAATACAGGACTGCTAGGCTTTAGTGAAGGAAGTATTTGGCTCATAGTAATAGCATTTTTCATTTCACGAGGATTTATTAAAACAGGTCTAGGCTCAAGGATTGCATATCACTTTATAAAATTATTTGGCAAAAAAACCTTGGGACTTTGCTATTCAATTATATTTTGTGATCTTGTAATAGCACCTGCAACACCAAGCAATACTGCAAGAGCCGGTGGAATAATCTATCCAATAATAAAATCTCTCTCGGAAGCTTTTGGTTCAAAACCAGAGGATAACACTGAAAGAAAGATAGGTTCTTTTTTAATATTCTCTGAATTTCATGGTGATATTATAACTGCCGCAATGTTTTTAACTTCTATGGCCGCAAACCCTCTCGCTAAAACCCTTGCTAAAACTCTTAATGTTAATATTACTTGGTTTGGGTGGTTCCTTGCAGCATTAGTTCCAGGCATAATATCCCTCGTTTTAATTCCACTTATTATTTATAAAATTTATCCACCTGAAATAAAAAATACTCCCAATGCTCCTGAACTCGCTAAAAAGGAATTAGAAAAAATGGGTCCTATGAAAAAAGACGAAAAACTTATGTCTATAGTTTTTGTTATAATACTCTTTTTATGGATCACTGGAAGCTTAACAAAAATAGACGCTACTTTAACTGCTTTTATAGGACTTTCACTGCTTTTAATTTTTAAGGTTATTACCTGGGATGATGTTAAAGGTGAAAAAGGAGCCTGGGATACTTTAATATGGTTCTCAGTTTTAGTTATGATGGCAAATCAGCTTAATAAACTTGGCTTAATCAAATGGTTCAGCACTCTAGTAAAAAATAGTGTACACGGCTTTAGTTGGCCGATTATACTCCTTATTCTTCTTGTTTGCTATTTTTACATTCACTATATATTTGCTAGTGCTACAGCCCATGTAAGTTCCATGTATTCCGCCTTTTTGGCTATTGCTATTGCAGGAGGTGTCCCTCCCCTTCTTGCAGCTTTAAGTTTAGGTTTTTTCGGAAATCTACTTGCTTCAACTACACATTACAGCAGCGGCCCAGCACCGATTCTATTTGGTTCGGGCTATGTTAACCAAAATAAATGGTGGAGCTTAAACTTTATTCTTGGAATAGTATATTTTATTATTTGGCTAGGTATAGGCTCCATATGGTGGAAAGTTATTGGAATATATTAA
- a CDS encoding TIGR03943 family putative permease subunit, producing the protein MKNEFKWFIILLGFTYYMYYLISSKKLYLFIHPKMTAYIIFAFVIFFILIIFQLKKLFTRKNHSSLKAASSIFFVPLILAYIINPQGLNSNIAEKKGITELSSIESTSGASKSKSDYIKLNDENFSDMTTEITNNIIKYKGKNIELSGFIYKDNSFPKNHFVIARMLIVCCAADAEVIGLTCYTDTFTDLKENDWVTIKGTISSMKNFDKEDTSQNIIPVINVKSVHSIQKPSNPYIYLKKDLSK; encoded by the coding sequence ATGAAGAACGAATTTAAATGGTTTATAATACTTTTAGGTTTTACATATTACATGTACTATCTTATATCAAGCAAAAAACTTTACCTATTTATACACCCTAAAATGACAGCTTATATAATCTTTGCTTTTGTGATTTTTTTTATATTAATTATTTTCCAACTTAAAAAGCTTTTTACCAGAAAAAATCACTCTTCATTAAAAGCAGCTTCATCTATTTTCTTCGTTCCACTTATACTAGCCTACATTATAAATCCACAGGGATTAAATTCAAATATTGCTGAAAAAAAAGGAATAACAGAACTATCTTCTATAGAATCTACTTCAGGCGCTTCTAAAAGCAAATCCGATTATATAAAATTAAACGATGAAAACTTTTCAGATATGACAACTGAAATAACAAATAATATAATTAAGTACAAAGGTAAAAATATAGAACTTTCCGGTTTTATTTACAAAGACAATTCTTTTCCAAAAAATCATTTTGTAATTGCTAGAATGCTTATAGTATGCTGTGCTGCTGATGCGGAGGTTATAGGACTTACTTGTTATACTGATACTTTTACGGACTTGAAAGAAAATGATTGGGTTACCATAAAAGGTACTATTAGCTCTATGAAAAACTTCGACAAAGAGGATACAAGTCAAAATATAATTCCAGTAATTAATGTAAAAAGCGTTCATTCTATTCAAAAACCTTCTAATCCATATATATATCTTAAAAAAGACCTATCAAAATAA